The following are encoded in a window of Novosphingobium sp. THN1 genomic DNA:
- a CDS encoding Mrp/NBP35 family ATP-binding protein, with product MERNTGNGVSIDEQALRNALGEVAGDRLQTVKVAGETATVMLEVGGLERLDRDKLEMAVRDAARKAGVADLRLGMTAERKSRVIIAVGSGKGGVGKSTLSANLAVAMHRLGRKVGLVDADIYGPSQPRLLLTEGRKPEAEDSKIHPIQSPYGVPMLSMGHLVQPGQAIAWRGPMAGNALGQLIDAHWGDTEIIVVDLPPGTGDVQLTMLSKHKPAGAVIVSTPQDLALMDATRAIGLFEQGKVPVIGMVENMAGYICPHCGEESDPFGVGGAEAAAKTMGLPFLGRVPLDMAIRRESDAGNPPAAGDSPQAEAFLSIARGVLAWLDGKR from the coding sequence ATGGAGCGGAACACGGGAAATGGCGTGAGCATCGACGAACAGGCACTGCGCAATGCGCTTGGGGAAGTGGCAGGGGACCGCCTGCAGACGGTGAAAGTGGCGGGCGAGACGGCAACCGTCATGCTCGAAGTCGGCGGGCTGGAGCGGCTCGATCGCGACAAGCTGGAGATGGCCGTGCGAGATGCGGCCCGGAAGGCCGGAGTGGCGGATCTGCGCCTCGGCATGACCGCCGAGCGCAAGTCGCGCGTGATCATCGCGGTGGGATCGGGCAAGGGCGGCGTCGGCAAATCGACGCTGTCGGCCAATCTGGCGGTCGCCATGCACCGGCTGGGACGCAAGGTCGGTCTGGTCGATGCCGACATCTATGGCCCGTCGCAGCCGCGCCTGCTGCTCACGGAAGGTCGCAAGCCGGAGGCCGAGGACAGCAAGATCCATCCGATCCAATCGCCTTATGGGGTGCCGATGCTGTCGATGGGGCATCTAGTGCAGCCGGGGCAGGCGATTGCGTGGCGGGGCCCCATGGCCGGCAATGCGCTGGGCCAGCTGATCGATGCGCATTGGGGCGATACGGAGATCATCGTCGTCGACCTGCCGCCGGGGACCGGCGACGTGCAACTGACCATGCTGTCGAAGCACAAGCCGGCGGGCGCGGTGATCGTCTCCACGCCGCAGGACCTGGCGTTGATGGATGCGACCCGCGCCATCGGCCTGTTCGAACAGGGCAAGGTGCCGGTGATCGGCATGGTCGAAAACATGGCGGGCTATATCTGCCCGCATTGCGGCGAGGAGAGCGATCCGTTCGGCGTTGGCGGGGCAGAAGCGGCCGCGAAGACGATGGGTCTGCCGTTCCTTGGCCGCGTGCCATTGGACATGGCGATCCGGCGCGAGAGCGATGCGGGCAACCCGCCTGCAGCAGGCGACAGCCCGCAGGCCGAGGCGTTCCTTTCGATCGCGCGGGGCGTGCTCGCCTGGCTTGACGGGAAGCGCTGA